The genomic interval ctttagttacttccagaactgtttaattgaatttaattgaattggctgccttcatcCTTTCTGGAGCTTActcgagtggtccttggcttttgaattgactatccttctgactcccctggtcagaaatattgcgaggagatcctgcatggcagtgctgtttcttccacttgcagataatggctcccatgctgcttactgaagattctgaagttttgaaatgcatctgtaaccagtttcattgatatgttttgcaacaataaggttgcaaaggtcttgggagagcttttgctttttatccatcatgaaatgtttcttgtgtgacaccttggtaatgaaaaacctttttatagcccatcaatatactaaccaagcttatattaatttgcacagatagaaaggataactactctaactacttacagattccagctcgttccttccctttccttgccttagtgctttttcttagcttgttcaatacttttccctgtgttattccacttcattacacatgactctacttatggagttgtttgattttttatgtgtgattacctgagttattactaatgcctggtgaaaatgttgtacccccgtgattccacttttcatgggccctctcctccattggggccctatacttcccctcccccccagttcgacgccctttaatctgctgaaccttctgcttgtttccaaatataaaaaaacaactcaacattggcctccctgcctcagctgcctgtgaggggcttttcagttggattactgttcactgcaaagcgacgcaaggatgagtgcaactaactttgaaaatcaactactgctcaaacggagaactccggtgatttttcacatagatctccatttctcaacgccaCCGGAgtgctgtcggtatgaacaaaactgaaacaatcggttttacctagctcgagttgctgcagctacagcgctacacactgggagcatgaacatggctgccttagctgctggctgcagcaactcgagctaagaccaaagtccttttcaggcaagtacctccactttcggcggccatattgcaacacttttgggcacttatcgcatctatttcggcagaaatgcgtgtgcgtaaggcttcacaacaccaatcttgctccagcagcgagatcacaacagatgattggcacgatgtcttcacagcacaccacatgattggctcaatgtattttacaacacaccacatgattggctcaatgtactcACATGTCAACGCTTTGCcatggaagggttgtgatatttgtagacaactgactaaccccatgcattactatggaggatttttgagtgctgtatctcctcattagaaagtctctggtaaaactggttgttctggaaccccccaaaaaaaaaaaaaaagtaactaagtaactttttacttaaagtacattttaaatgaactacttttttacttttacttaagtacattttcagatcggtattttaacttgtacttgagtaatgtttcatcaaggtattggtacttttacttgagtacgatattttcgtactttttccacctctgctaaaCACACACCTTGTATAGCTATAGATCAACACATCTATATGACTAAACACACACCTTGTATAGCTATAGATCAACACATCTATATGACTAAACACACACCTTGTATAGCTATAGATCAACACATCTATATGACTAAACACACACCTGGTATATAGCTATAGATCAATACATCTATACAGGGTGcaatttgtgtaaaaaccagagggggggatgattttgaataagtttgtaaaaaaaaaaaatgaacgaacgactcatagcctagtaatgtcatggctaataataatGGCTAATAATGGCTAATAATAATGGCTAATAATGGCTAATAATAATGGCTAATaatggctaataataccctatattatttttgccacctttgtaacattttagttttagtttaccgtagtgtatgactttaaacagcgagtgtgcttggtatgatgatcagctcctctaatgcagggtaggactacgttttgacaagcatacaaattcaccttattcttgccccatctgaaatgacttctctacttttgctgcctccatcctttctgtatttgttgtgtaaaaaacgttgtatatgatggcactgaagtcttaagttagtgaattggctaacagtgttggttggtaaccaaatagcctacacattgcgcttACACGCCATGAGGGCTGCGTGCATTCTCCTGCTGATTTTGCTCAGTAGCCAAgtcgtaatattgcaaaagttgaaaaataaatgtgtttattgtagcctacagaaaataaatagcctatcatactgtcagttaattgcctacagtgcagtgaagagtttggagagtaaagttatagggcaacttgaagttttatgaaaataatttacttaaccagaacataaagaccatgaagcttctatttcttgcagctgttaaaacacccgctagatagtttaaatacccaccaacattcgtttttgcagtacagattatttctaaaagttatttgtctactacggGCTGATtaatcaaacgagtgctttttctcaagcaatttctgtaacactttttgtgacattcagcaaatatctcctcatttaatgtaagttcctttggacaataggcctatacgttctactctacgtgcagttgtcctccatctcagttgcatcagttttctaattttgaaggttctaaaacattattatgcttcactgaatccttctcgttttctttcatttgtccagctaacttttccattgaacctagccatttatgatggattacacacttgacattctgaaatgtcctgcacgatcaaggccaaattaagttatcacgcagccactgtgtcagcagcatgagtgctgacggtgacggtgcatttctgatgtcagattattatgtaggctagcctactagactgttctcacgttgcagcgctttacttatatgaagtaagcattaatcaatatgaggggcagagggggataaatgttgtcccccccgacgatgaaaataatttagcagaggtagggataggaaaaccagagggggggaaatcctcaccatcccccccctacaaatcgcaccctgcatcTATATGACTAAACACACACCTTGTATAACTATAGATCAACACATCTATATGACTAAACACACACCTGGTATATAGCTATAGATCAACACATCTATATGACTAAACACACACCTGGTCTCAGGGTCCATTTTCACAGTCTTGTGTCGATTCCTCTTCCGCTCCCACTGTTCATCCAATCGGTGACTGGCTATCTGGCTGACCTGACAGGTAGGCTGGCGAGCGTCTCCCTCCCAGCCAATCAGGAGcctgtagcactgtagctgtgcCCGCCCCCCTGCAGAGAAGAGCAGggcggagagggaggaggagcgcGGTGCGTCCCTGCGGAGAGCCGTGAGGGTGCGGACGCTGGAGATGTGGTCAGTGATGCTGCTCAAAAGCCGCGTCGCCCCCGTCTCAGAGTGCAGCGCCAGCACGCTCACGCTGGTGTCCTCGCCGCCGGTGACCAGCACCTCCCAGTGACCCAGGCTGCCCAGGCGGCACAGGCAGCCCACGCCCCGGCCGTGGAGGCCCTCGCGCAGGGCCTGGCCACTCGTCATGGCGACGCTCCTGCTGTGCGTCGGCGGGCAGTGCGCCAGGACGGCCCCCTGCTTGATGAACACAAGCTGCCCTCCGCCGACGCAGTGATCAGAGAGGACGGGGGGTCCGTAGCCCCAGGAGCGATGTCCTCCTCCGCACGGGACGGACAGCAGCGTCTCCTGTCTCACCGGGTCCCACACCACAAAACTCACTGACCAGAAGCCCACCAGGGCGAACCTGGCTTCTGCTGGCACTCTGGCCTTGGCCTCGGcctgcccctctccccctctccctctctccacccctcctctccctccactccctctctccaccaccacccctcctcctcctcctcctcctcctcctctccctccactccctctctccacccctcctccacctccctccactgggccctcctctccactcctgtcCCTCTCCTGACGGCTCTCCTGCAGGAAGAGAACCCTCTCCAGCCACTCCATACCTTTGGCTGCCCGCTGGGCCCGCTGCACAGTCAGCGTGTCGCCGTGGACAACCAGAACCCTCACAAAGCCGTCCCGGCCAGTGCTGTAGCACAGACCATCGCGCTCACACACGCTGGTCACACCCTGTTTCCCATGGAccccaaacaacacacacactggctccaGGGCTTCTGCCCCAGCCTCATGGCCTCGCTCCCccactccccccctctcttcctgggCATCTCCGTTCAGCTCAGCAGCCGAGCCCTGGCTCTGGTCTCTCCTTGGCcgactcctctcctcccctgcctGGGTCTCTCTACTCTGCTCCTTTTCCCTGTAGAGCAGGAGTGATCCTCTCCTGTCTCCACACACCCAGagcgtgtgctgtgtgtgggcgtgtgttaGCGTGAGGGCACACGTGAGCCAGCGCTTGGCACACGGTGGCAGCGAGAAGGGCTGGAGCTGCCTGATGCACAGGGCGACGCCCACTTCACCTGCATCTACTCCAATCAGCCAGCGGTAGACACGCCCCTCCGCCCCCGAGGCCAATAGGCACACGTCTTGACCCTGTCCAGGCCACACCCACTGCAGAGAGTGCACCTTCCCCTCGCTGGCTCTCAAAACCACGCCCCTCTCTGGGTGCGCaagtgggaacacacacactccaccactcAGATTCCCAaccgcgcacacgcacactccctcacgcacacacaccacctccatcaCGCAGTAGGACTGGAACTCCGGtgcaccctcccacacacacgtcCAGTCCTGGCCCTCCCTGAGGTACACCTTTCCCTGATCagtacacaccaacacaccagctCCTTCCACCAGACACACCTCCTTGGGAGCGCCCTGGCCTCTGAACTCCAGATCAACCACGCCCTCAACCACGCCCTCAACCACGGCCCCAGCCACGCACCCAGCCAcgccctcttcctctctgccttcTCTCCGCCCACTCTCTGACTccgcctctctcactctccagaGCCTCACCCCTCCGTCCGCTCCCCCGGTGGCCAGCCAGTGCTGCTCCTGGCTGACGGCCAGGGCCCTCACCCCACCCGCCCGGTGCCCCTTGAAGGTCCGCTCCACTCGGCCGTCTCCGCCCCACATGAGACAGGCTCCATCCTCCCCGGCGCTGAACACGCCACCCTGTGCCAGCCGCACGCAGAAGACTCGCGCCTGGTGCCCGTAAAGCACGCGCTGGCACACCGGCTCCCCGCATGCCCCTGGCTCCCCCAGCACCCCCACgctccacacacgcacgctccgGTCATCGGAGGCAGAGGCCAGCAGCCCGGTCCGTGGCTGGTACGCCAGGCTGAAGATCACCCCGCTGTGGCCCGGGAGACGCCTCTCCACAGGGGCCGCCCGCTCCCGAGCGCCTCTTCCAGGCCTCCAGAAGATCAGCTGGTTGAAGACGGTCCCACCGACCAGCACGGCAGAGTCCCAGAGAGAGCCAATCAGAAGGCCCGAGTAGAGGAGACACACTTCTTGGCAGGAGCGTAAGCACACCACGTGGCCAGACTTTGCCTCCAGCAGCAGTGCGGCATTATGGGCCAGGACGGCACCCAGTAAAGCACCGGACCCCTCATCGAGCCAGCGCACGTCTAGCAGCCAGTCTTGGAGCTCCATAAGTGGGCCACTCAGCTGGATGGTTCCCTGTCCTGTTAGAGTGACGAGCCGCAGGCCCTTCCCTCCGAACACAGCGAGCTCAGCGCCTCTGTCCCACGCTCCTGGTGCAGCCCCATCGTGCTGCTCCTCGACCCCACAGTCCACCAGCGCTCTAAGTCTCACTCCATGGATACGATAGTTTTGTAGCACATTCTGTGATGCGCACAGTTTGGGTTGACCATGAAGACTATACACAGAAAGCACTGGTCCTTCACCTAAACACAGGCAGGACAGACAAACAAGAGAACAACAACTATAATTGGCAAAATACATACAACGAATAGACAACACATAATTGATCATTCGCATAAATAATAGTGAAATATCACACTCATTTGAGCAGAGGCGTGTGAAGCTGGTTCCAGATATGAGCagagttttgtttttcagttcacATTCAATATTGCGTGGGGAATACCTCACCTGTCAGCAGATATTCCTCTCCTACGAACTCTAGGCTTGTTACCGGAGCCACTAGAGCGGCGCCGTCCACCACATACCCGTTTTCCACCGTGGCCATCTCACTACACAGCCTACGAATGATCATATGCGAGGCATTATTCATCCTGACCAACCGACCAGACATTCATAGCAGCTTTGTGTTTCACACGGACTTATTTGTTTACCTCTGACAGGGGTAGTAATGTTACAGCATAAGTCAGTTGGCTAGCTCTCTCTAAACTAGTGTGCAATGCATGCCAAGCAAGCTTGAAAGTAAAATTATACTTACAGCTTCAACTGTCACGAAAAGACCCTGCAATGTCATTTGCTCTCATATAAGTAGATCCTACTGTTGACGTGAATAAGGACAGGCGATTTCTACTGTCatgccatttctctctcttttggttCACCCATGCTTCATCCATCTACTACCACGAGTTTTTCTTTCCGTCAACCTTGCTTCGTGCTATCCAATAGCAGGCAGCGATAGTACGTGATCTTAATAAGCTCGACTTCTATTGGACAGAACAGCGTCTTTCCACATCTGCGCATGCCAGTCGTACGTGTAGACGGGCGCTGTACGTGTTGTTTGAATTTTGCATCTGGCCGCGCAAACGCAAGGGGGTGGTAACCGGACAAAGTGTATTTTGTGAAATTAATCCAGTGCCATTGTCCGCTTGACGGTATGCGAGTATTTCACTTTTTGCTAGACTAAACGATTAAATACATTGAAATAgtaataactaaataaatattCACATTCTCTGTAATCTATTCATATTTCAAGCCCTAATTGCTAACCAGGGAGCTAACCTAATTGCACAATGACATAGGTGGCCAGGCTAGCTGGCTAAGCTATCCAGTCAAAATAAGGTAGCATAGCTTGCTAACATAAGCTAACCGGAGCTGTCGTGACTAGCCAACATACTAGGGAAACTTTAGATTTCAGATCCACCAAGTTGTAAACATGAACTTGAGGGATGTGATCCATCATTGATCTTGCCTTTTAATTTTTACGCAGACAAGCAATTGTCCCACTTGCACGGTTGTCACCTTGTGCAGACGCCTTTGTTGTGTTTATGATTGCACTCACATCAGCCACCACCTGGGCTGTAGCAATAACGGTAACGTTCGTGTTAATGTCATCACCGCTTTGTTGTGACTGATGCTAGCATTTAGAGCTCACATTTGAACAGTACCACGGGATCATTTTGCAGATATTTTACAATTAATTTCCATCAGGATTGTTTTATGCATAATACTTCAATGATTAAGCTTTGTCTTCTCCCATTTTAGATTGTACCCTTTTCAACAGGTACATGCACTGTCGGCATAAGAATTGCTGCTGTTGACTGTAATTCCAGTGGTGAACTCAAGAGTAACAGAGTGGCTATAGTAACTACTACTATAAACCATGTCATTTGAATGACAGTGCTCTGTTGATAGGAGGGGTGTTTCCTCCTATGCGTTTTTGTCAACAGTCTGCAGCTCCAGACATGACACATTGCCTCAGACACTTCTCCCCATCGTGAGCATGGCCCTCTGAATGACATGTTCCGTCCCcctccttcccccccccccacctcctgcCCTGATGATCGACCCCCCTGGTGAGCCCAAGCCGCCGCTCATGCGCGTCCCAGTGCTGTTTCCAGCCATGTCCAACCGGACGCCCAACTTCACACTGGAGCAGAAGCTCTacctgctgcagcgcatgcaagGTGTGGTGGAGACGGTGCAGGACTTCCGCAAGGACACCAACACCACGGCGCAGCGCAACGCCGTGTGGGAGCAGCTGGCCCGGGCCTTCAACGCCGCCTTCCCAGACCGGCCGCCCAGCTCCACCGGCTCGCTCAAGACGCTGTGGAAGCGGCTGAAGGTGGAGTGCCGCGCGGCGCTCCACAGGCGCCAGGAGCAGCTGGCCGCGGGGCTGAACCCCACCGCGCTCACGCAGGTGCAGAGGGAGGTCACCGCGCTGGTGCCCAACCTCATCTCCAACAAGGACGACCTGGACGGAGACATGGGCTACTCCACCAACAAGGGCACATCGCCGGTCACTGGTGAGTCCACCACCACAGCTGCAGCCGGAGGAGATCCCATCACCACACCAGTTACCTTCCAGACTAATGGGCCCACTTGTGTACtgaaggcaaggcaaggccatTTTATAGGgcatttcatacacaaaggCAATTCAGTGTGCTTTACACAGAATAACACACAATACTAGTTAAGAGAATGACAGACAAATAAATGAGGGACAAATAAAAGCAGAATTTAACCTCTCGagcaaaaatggcaaatacaGTATTAAAAGTACATTTCAAAGAGACTAAGGGCCTTATTTTTACGACCTGGGGGAAAGCGGATTATTATCCCAGCGCAAAGTTTATTCTTATCTTGCACGGTCCTTTTATTGAGCAACGCGCCAAGGGGtatggcaattaacaacctaaggaggggtctggcgcattatctaaaaatcgctgTCGTACACtacactacctaaaacgcattacgccactgaccaagataaacctggtcagaaatctatGGCGAAttgtttttatgttattttaagagcgcattatcCGCAGTGATATGGGCAGGTGCACAACATACCCTGCTTCTCTCATCCACGAACgcgcaccagcgcacatccatgcaaaacattaaacataattagaataaagatattacgaaatacatctcacaatgagtagttattcaccatcatttgcaaattggtaataacggataaaagtgattaggggagaggcgagagacacgtatggagcacagctgaagacgcactgtcacaagatgtaagcaactcctctgcagaataaacattttttattcagtcattcgaacattatcggggtaagtgttgctttttccaggctatgttttcgatggtaacccattgtcagtcaatagtgattaactgtgtataactgttttatgttgactgacaccacagtgaagttagtttcactttgccaatgagttcaaataatagacgagtgcagatgcgtgtaggctaacctctgctagtcacaaacaggttttaataaagcatggtttagtggaataactgttccatacggtctcatgtgcaagcagattccttcaaatgcgcccgACTGCtgtttgctgttaaagggaatgacagatgtcattctcattggtttaaatgatgttgcgtccaaaacacacccataactgattaagaaacctagAAACGCCTTGTGGCGCCATCcgcccgacgtttgataacgaaaacactcccaatgtggactggacatcctactaaatacCTACTACTGTATaagcttttgactagtgaccatgcgttttagaccATGATAATAGGGCCCTGTGGGGCTAAGGTGTGACCCAAGATGCTTCTTTACAGTAGAACAGAAACGTTTTGATTAATTCAGCTTTTTAGAGGTGTCATGAGATTCTAGGGTGGAAAAGGTTAGCTGTGCACAGTGTACaaaggtgagagaaagagaagcagaTTAGACCCTCTCCTGTTTCTGTAGGCCATTGCTCTCTTGACACACACAGTAAATGTTGTGTGTACTGAGCAAGGATTACTGTCAGTCTAGTCCTCAGATTAATTGCTTTTTTGAACGGGAAGGTGAAGGGAGGGTGGGCTTACAAGTAGTATCCTCTAAATCTCTTAGTTCAGTTACAATGAATTCAgccaatctctccctctctctcaccctctgtctttctctctctctccctccctcccctctctctgtctctctctgtctctctcgcttgtCCTCAGTTGCAGGTACCAGTGGGAGTGACCAGGAGGAAGTGGATCATAATGAGGTAACGCGTTCACTTCCTTCATGCCATATCATGATTAGGTGCTGTGGGTGTCATTGggatctgaatgtgtgtgtgtgtgtgctggtgtccACAGGATCAGGACAGTAAGGAGCAGTTGGCCATTAACCTGGGTCTGGCCACGCCCTCTGATCAGAAGCTAGAGTCATCTGGACTGTCCCCAGACCACTTAACCAGCACCTCTCCGCCCTCAGGGCCTCTTCCGACTCCCACGCCCAGCCCCTTTTCTTCTACTGAAGTCAGGCTCTCCCCTGGCGCCGACCTCTTGCCCCTAGATGCGAGCTCCTCGTGGAGCCTGCAGCAAGGCATCGCTGATGTGAAGGCTGGGCAAGGGCGGGGCGGGGTCCGGGCGGGGACGAGCAGCGGCGGGAGCTGGAGCACGAGCAGAACATGCGTCTGCTGGCGCTGCAGGAGAGCGTGTGGGAGGGCAAGCGCCGCGCCGCCCGGCAGAAGGAGAAGGCGGCACGCGCCAAGAAACTCTACTACCGGGCCAAGCTCCAGAGGATAGGGGCCGAGGTGCCCGCGTCCAGCTCCTCAGACGACAGTGACCACTGAcgtttacacacgcacacacgcacacgcacgcacgcacacacacacacacatacacacacacacacacacacacacacatacgcacacacacacacacacacacaaatgagcaaGTGATTTTTAACTCCTGCTTAAATGGCAAAGGACTGGATAGACGATGCACTCAAACTGGTCCATGTCATGACTGTTTTATCACTGTAAGAATGAACGCATATCTGGCACATGGCGGAACTCTGAATGGAGATTTCAACTATATGAGTGTGTTCAGTTAGGGCAACAGGTTTGgtcatgcaaacacaaaactgcaaattTAGGCTATGATCACTGTTTAATC from Alosa alosa isolate M-15738 ecotype Scorff River chromosome 4, AALO_Geno_1.1, whole genome shotgun sequence carries:
- the wdr6 gene encoding WD repeat-containing protein 6, which produces MATVENGYVVDGAALVAPVTSLEFVGEEYLLTGEGPVLSVYSLHGQPKLCASQNVLQNYRIHGVRLRALVDCGVEEQHDGAAPGAWDRGAELAVFGGKGLRLVTLTGQGTIQLSGPLMELQDWLLDVRWLDEGSGALLGAVLAHNAALLLEAKSGHVVCLRSCQEVCLLYSGLLIGSLWDSAVLVGGTVFNQLIFWRPGRGARERAAPVERRLPGHSGVIFSLAYQPRTGLLASASDDRSVRVWSVGVLGEPGACGEPVCQRVLYGHQARVFCVRLAQGGVFSAGEDGACLMWGGDGRVERTFKGHRAGGVRALAVSQEQHWLATGGADGGVRLWRVREAESESGRREGREEEGVAGCVAGAVVEGVVEGVVDLEFRGQGAPKEVCLVEGAGVLVCTDQGKVYLREGQDWTCVWEGAPEFQSYCVMEVVCVREGVCVCAVGNLSGGVCVFPLAHPERGVVLRASEGKVHSLQWVWPGQGQDVCLLASGAEGRVYRWLIGVDAGEVGVALCIRQLQPFSLPPCAKRWLTCALTLTHAHTQHTLWVCGDRRGSLLLYREKEQSRETQAGEERSRPRRDQSQGSAAELNGDAQEERGGVGERGHEAGAEALEPVCVLFGVHGKQGVTSVCERDGLCYSTGRDGFVRVLVVHGDTLTVQRAQRAAKGMEWLERVLFLQESRQERDRSGEEGPGGEGQAEAKARVPAEARFALVGFWSVSFVVWDPVRQETLLSVPCGGGHRSWGYGPPVLSDHCVGGGQLVFIKQGAVLAHCPPTHSRSVAMTSGQALREGLHGRGVGCLCRLGSLGHWEVLVTGGEDTSVSVLALHSETGATRLLSSITDHISSVRTLTALRRDAPRSSSLSALLFSAGGRAQLQCYRLLIGWEGDARQPTCQVSQIASHRLDEQWERKRNRHKTVKMDPETRYMGMAVVHDGPDRVLLALACSDGAVRLFGGSEHAGKVELLWECFYHQRCVLSIAAHHLLSPGGQRCVVVLSAATDGQVCVWDWTSVLALDEGQNWQGPSEPCFTLPVHQSGVNGLCVWEEPEAGSQDNRLLSVASGGDDGQLSVFLLKATFHQHGSEGAALTLELLSRWSEPLAHAAPLTALYAIDRSLIVSTSPDQRVCVWSVCERSSSLRPAGAAFTHTADVAGLEVWRRRGEAGAWAAVCGQGLQLLTITPRGRDGHRDGQMDTDSRELQERLKVTFSRSGTSEQTGREELCSLSEERQESVSTEELCSLSEERQESVSTEELCSLSEERQESVSTETMA
- the LOC125293346 gene encoding fibrinogen silencer-binding protein, translating into MTCSVPLLPPPPPPALMIDPPGEPKPPLMRVPVLFPAMSNRTPNFTLEQKLYLLQRMQGVVETVQDFRKDTNTTAQRNAVWEQLARAFNAAFPDRPPSSTGSLKTLWKRLKVECRAALHRRQEQLAAGLNPTALTQVQREVTALVPNLISNKDDLDGDMGYSTNKGTSPVTVAGTSGSDQEEVDHNEDQDSKEQLAINLGLATPSDQKLESSGLSPDHLTSTSPPSGPLPTPTPSPFSSTEVRLSPGADLLPLDASSSWSLQQGIADQRRELEHEQNMRLLALQESVWEGKRRAARQKEKAARAKKLYYRAKLQRIGAEVPASSSSDDSDH